Proteins encoded together in one Micromonospora kangleipakensis window:
- a CDS encoding glycogen debranching N-terminal domain-containing protein: MTRVRNLRVRPDLLYVASGWSTLVTDVRGRITGTDPQGFFARNTRVLSVERIIVDGREPVPFSTANVQGHAQLSYAELGDGETLPSRAAYLLTERFVGDGLRTRLTVASYAPQPLRMAVELRLGADFADTGEAEQGRRLQVGGVGTSWDAATGELRLSYLRDDIDRAVAVRVRADGVPVRYADGAFAVEVVVPPRGTVRLDVVVEPVFDGERLVAPPATFTEPADAAGAARARLAGELTRLSSSNFDVTAAWRCAVEDLSVLPLGEPAGPTAPIAGLPIYQEIFGRDTMTASWQALLAGPTMLADSLRLNARHLGRRIDDWRDEEPGKPLHEARRGPVSVLGLDPFAGYYGDWSTAPDFLVFLGQYLAWTGDLRTVRELLPTARRALAWIERYGDIDRDGFLEYHCRSRAGLKNQGWKDSDTAIVDEHGRVVPNPIATSELQAYWYAALRHGAVVFTAAGHPARGAALLARAHALRCRFHRAYWLPERGCYAMALGPDKRPVRSVNSNDGHLLATGIVPTRVAPVVAGRLLAPDMFSGWGVRTLSAEHPAYNPFSYHRGSVWPVEAGTIGLGLARYGCWPHLHRLAEGMFAAAALFEEHRLPEVLSGLPRDAAHPHPGVYPNSCSPQAWSASSIIALVQALLALRPAASLRTIFVDPHLPEWLPDLRLEGVQVGGATVDLTVRRRRGGRTSISARGDRVAVVRRPTLQAFATRHRR; this comes from the coding sequence ATGACCAGGGTCCGTAACCTGCGGGTGCGGCCCGACCTGCTGTACGTGGCGAGCGGGTGGAGCACGCTGGTCACCGACGTGCGGGGCCGGATCACCGGCACCGACCCGCAGGGCTTCTTCGCCCGCAACACCCGGGTGCTCAGCGTCGAACGGATCATTGTCGACGGCCGCGAGCCGGTCCCGTTCAGCACGGCGAACGTGCAGGGACACGCCCAGCTCTCCTACGCCGAGCTGGGCGACGGTGAGACGCTGCCGTCGCGGGCGGCGTACCTGCTGACGGAGCGGTTCGTCGGCGACGGGCTGCGTACCCGGCTCACCGTGGCCAGCTACGCCCCGCAGCCGCTGCGGATGGCGGTGGAGCTCCGCCTCGGCGCCGACTTCGCGGACACCGGCGAGGCGGAGCAGGGCCGCCGGCTGCAGGTCGGCGGCGTCGGCACGAGCTGGGACGCCGCGACCGGGGAGCTGCGGCTGAGCTACCTGCGCGACGACATCGACCGCGCGGTGGCCGTCCGGGTCCGCGCCGACGGCGTCCCCGTCCGGTACGCCGACGGCGCCTTCGCCGTCGAGGTCGTGGTGCCGCCGCGCGGCACCGTCCGGCTGGACGTGGTGGTGGAGCCGGTCTTCGACGGGGAGCGGCTAGTCGCGCCGCCGGCGACGTTCACCGAGCCGGCCGACGCCGCCGGGGCGGCGCGCGCCCGGCTCGCCGGTGAGCTGACCCGGCTGAGCAGCAGCAACTTCGACGTCACGGCCGCCTGGCGGTGCGCGGTGGAGGACCTGTCGGTGCTGCCGCTCGGGGAGCCGGCCGGCCCGACCGCGCCGATCGCGGGGCTGCCGATCTACCAGGAGATCTTCGGGCGGGACACGATGACCGCGTCCTGGCAGGCGCTGCTGGCCGGGCCGACGATGCTGGCCGACAGCCTCCGGCTCAACGCCCGCCACCTCGGGCGGCGGATCGACGACTGGCGGGACGAGGAGCCCGGCAAGCCGCTGCACGAGGCCCGCCGGGGACCGGTCTCCGTGCTGGGGCTGGACCCGTTCGCCGGCTACTACGGCGACTGGTCGACCGCGCCGGACTTCCTGGTCTTCCTCGGGCAGTACCTCGCCTGGACCGGTGACCTGCGCACCGTACGGGAGCTGCTGCCGACGGCGCGGCGCGCCCTGGCCTGGATCGAGCGGTACGGCGACATCGACCGGGACGGCTTCCTCGAGTACCACTGCCGCTCTCGGGCGGGGCTGAAGAACCAGGGGTGGAAGGACTCCGACACCGCCATCGTCGACGAGCACGGGCGGGTGGTGCCCAACCCGATCGCGACCAGCGAGCTCCAGGCCTACTGGTACGCCGCGCTGCGGCACGGCGCCGTGGTGTTCACCGCGGCCGGTCACCCCGCCCGGGGCGCCGCCCTGCTGGCCCGGGCCCACGCCCTGCGCTGCCGCTTCCACCGCGCGTACTGGCTGCCCGAGCGGGGCTGCTACGCGATGGCGCTCGGGCCGGACAAGCGCCCGGTCCGCTCGGTCAACTCCAACGACGGGCACCTGCTCGCCACCGGCATCGTGCCGACGCGGGTCGCCCCGGTGGTCGCCGGCCGGCTGCTCGCGCCGGACATGTTCAGCGGCTGGGGGGTGCGGACGCTGTCGGCCGAGCATCCGGCGTACAACCCGTTCAGCTACCACCGGGGCAGCGTCTGGCCGGTGGAGGCGGGCACGATCGGCCTCGGGCTGGCCCGGTACGGCTGCTGGCCGCACCTGCACCGGCTCGCCGAGGGGATGTTCGCCGCGGCGGCGCTGTTCGAGGAGCACCGCCTGCCCGAGGTGCTCAGCGGCCTGCCCCGCGACGCCGCCCACCCGCACCCCGGCGTGTACCCGAACTCGTGCTCCCCGCAGGCCTGGTCGGCCAGTTCGATCATCGCGCTGGTGCAGGCGCTGCTGGCGCTGCGCCCGGCCGCGTCGCTGCGGACGATCTTCGTGGATCCGCACCTGCCCGAGTGGCTGCCCGACCTCAGGTTGGAGGGTGTGCAGGTCGGTGGGGCCACCGTCGACCTGACGGTGCGGCGCCGCCGCGGCGGGCGGACGTCGATCAGCGCGCGCGGGGATCGGGTGGCGGTGGTCCGCCGCCCGACGCTGCAGGCGTTCGCCACCCGCCACCGGCGCTGA
- a CDS encoding ABC transporter permease — MTGGAVPIGPALVAALLGLTLAGAAVLRLSGLGRARAILGAAARATVQLGVVSLVIVAVLRQWWSTGAFILLMYAVASVTARRRIGAGCPARVAPLAIAAGVAPSLGVLLASRALPATPLVVLPTAGILIGGAMTATSLAGRRTLDELRTRHGEYEAGLALGLLPRDAALEICRPAAGQALIPALDQTRTVGLVTLPGAFVGVLLGGAGPIQAGATQLLILLSLLAVEAVAIAIALELLVRARARTEP, encoded by the coding sequence ATGACCGGCGGCGCGGTACCGATCGGACCGGCGCTGGTCGCCGCCCTGCTCGGGCTCACCCTCGCGGGCGCCGCGGTGCTCCGGCTGAGCGGCCTGGGCCGGGCCCGCGCGATCCTGGGCGCCGCCGCCCGGGCCACCGTCCAGCTCGGCGTCGTCTCCCTGGTCATCGTCGCCGTGCTGCGCCAGTGGTGGAGCACCGGCGCGTTCATCCTCCTCATGTACGCGGTCGCCAGCGTCACCGCGCGCCGGCGGATCGGGGCCGGCTGCCCGGCCCGGGTCGCCCCGCTGGCGATCGCGGCCGGGGTGGCGCCGAGTCTCGGCGTACTGCTGGCCAGCCGGGCGCTGCCCGCGACGCCGCTGGTGGTGCTGCCGACGGCGGGCATCCTGATCGGCGGCGCGATGACCGCGACGAGCCTGGCGGGCCGGCGGACCCTGGACGAGCTGCGCACCCGGCACGGCGAGTACGAGGCGGGACTGGCCCTGGGGCTGCTCCCCCGCGACGCCGCGCTGGAGATCTGCCGGCCGGCCGCCGGGCAGGCCCTGATCCCGGCGCTGGACCAGACCCGCACGGTCGGGCTGGTCACCCTGCCGGGGGCGTTCGTCGGGGTGCTGCTCGGCGGGGCGGGGCCGATCCAGGCCGGGGCGACCCAGCTGCTGATCCTGCTTTCCCTGCTGGCGGTGGAGGCGGTGGCGATCGCGATCGCCCTCGAGCTGCTCGTCCGCGCCCGGGCCCGCACCGAGCCCTGA
- a CDS encoding endonuclease/exonuclease/phosphatase family protein: protein MDGRRRTQRRQLTRLVTAALVVASLGLLAPPAHAEAGPEVAVMTRNLYLGGDLTPSIGAPTLPAFLAANSALLGHVDLVDFPARAALFAEEIRERKPDLVGLQEVALWRTGRIGDPAPATEVRYDYLALLTAELAASGHPYDVAVVQDEADLEAPAGAPYNVDVRLTMRDVVLVRHGGRVKVTDTSSGNFVQNLVFPLAATGGTATSTRGWTAVDAVLGTRAFRFVNTHLEAFHPGVRVLQAQELLRGPLNVPGRVILVGDLNTGPELPDPNNRIAYFTLVAGGLVDTWPILHPGEPGYTAGLGDDLTQPADDVEHRIDMVMVRGVVVPVASEVFGTERQTPDGRWASDHLGHLAVLALP from the coding sequence ATGGACGGCAGAAGACGCACGCAGCGCCGGCAACTGACCCGGCTGGTCACCGCCGCCCTCGTGGTGGCCAGCCTGGGGCTCCTCGCCCCGCCCGCGCACGCGGAGGCCGGGCCCGAGGTCGCCGTGATGACCCGCAACCTCTACCTGGGCGGGGACCTCACGCCGTCGATCGGCGCGCCGACGCTGCCGGCGTTCCTGGCCGCGAACTCGGCCCTGCTCGGCCACGTGGACCTGGTCGACTTTCCCGCCCGGGCCGCGCTGTTCGCCGAGGAGATCCGCGAGCGCAAGCCTGACCTGGTCGGCCTGCAGGAGGTGGCGCTCTGGCGTACCGGGCGGATCGGTGACCCGGCCCCGGCCACCGAGGTCCGGTACGACTATCTGGCGCTGCTGACGGCCGAACTGGCCGCGTCCGGTCACCCGTACGACGTCGCCGTGGTGCAGGACGAGGCGGATCTGGAAGCCCCGGCCGGCGCGCCGTACAACGTGGATGTCCGGCTCACCATGCGCGACGTCGTCCTGGTCCGCCACGGCGGCCGGGTGAAGGTGACCGACACGTCATCGGGGAACTTCGTCCAGAACCTGGTGTTCCCGCTCGCGGCCACCGGTGGCACCGCCACGAGCACGCGCGGTTGGACGGCGGTGGACGCGGTGCTCGGCACCCGGGCGTTCCGGTTCGTCAACACCCACCTGGAGGCCTTCCACCCCGGCGTCCGGGTGCTGCAGGCGCAGGAGCTGCTCCGGGGCCCGCTGAACGTACCCGGCCGGGTGATCCTCGTCGGGGATCTCAACACCGGTCCCGAGCTGCCCGATCCGAACAACCGGATCGCCTACTTCACCCTGGTGGCCGGCGGACTCGTCGACACCTGGCCGATCCTGCACCCCGGCGAGCCCGGATACACCGCGGGGCTGGGCGACGACCTGACCCAGCCGGCCGACGACGTCGAGCACCGGATCGACATGGTCATGGTCCGTGGCGTGGTCGTACCGGTGGCGAGTGAGGTCTTCGGCACGGAGCGGCAGACCCCCGACGGCCGCTGGGCGTCGGATCATCTGGGTCATCTGGCGGTACTCGCGCTGCCGTAG
- a CDS encoding VOC family protein: MTSRLNPYISFTDDARQAMEFYQRVFGGTLTLNTFGEFGNPDPALADRVMHAMLETDRGFTLMASDTPPGMERTVGNNIAISLSGDDADELRGYWEQLSGGGTVQMPLEKQMWGDEFGMCVDRFGIGWLVNISQPQS, encoded by the coding sequence GTGACGTCTCGTCTCAACCCGTACATCAGCTTCACCGACGATGCCCGGCAGGCGATGGAGTTCTACCAGCGGGTGTTCGGCGGCACCTTGACGCTGAACACCTTCGGCGAGTTCGGAAACCCAGATCCCGCCCTCGCCGACCGGGTCATGCACGCGATGCTCGAGACCGACCGCGGGTTCACGCTGATGGCCTCCGACACCCCACCCGGGATGGAGCGCACCGTCGGAAACAACATCGCGATCAGCCTGAGCGGGGACGACGCCGACGAGCTGCGGGGTTACTGGGAGCAGCTGTCCGGCGGCGGCACGGTGCAGATGCCCCTGGAGAAGCAGATGTGGGGCGACGAGTTCGGCATGTGCGTCGACCGGTTCGGCATCGGCTGGCTGGTCAACATCAGTCAGCCCCAGTCCTGA
- a CDS encoding peptidoglycan recognition protein family protein: MLFNHPELDRRTLLRAGLGAAAVAVVGTELAFPAAAQAAPGADLDWIISCDEWGARPPADPLSISAIATNKIIVHHMAFPNSTDYSEEHAKQLARDCQDLHLDVNHWSDTGQHFTVSRGGHVLEGRHGSLERLQAGDRQMISAHCPGENGRAIGIENEGTYVTETPPEQLLDSLVKLCTTVCEQYGLHAHDIFGHWDFRATLCPGAMFYREFPALRRRVFAKLGTDLADVPARRWPDIWRFVGGPVVRVAQYLLTFRGYTVPVTGVFDAATVAAVQDWQARNGIPVDIDATLTAPTWETLAPELDKDATGIPVSAVQFMLNSKGYADVAITGEYDYATKKALQDLQELHGLDTNGKVSTTTWCALVGGVVRQSFQVD; encoded by the coding sequence ATGCTCTTCAACCACCCCGAGCTGGACCGCCGTACGCTGCTGCGGGCCGGCCTCGGCGCCGCCGCGGTCGCGGTCGTCGGGACCGAACTCGCCTTCCCGGCCGCCGCGCAGGCCGCGCCGGGTGCGGACCTCGACTGGATCATCAGCTGCGACGAGTGGGGAGCCCGCCCGCCGGCGGACCCGCTGTCGATCAGCGCGATCGCCACCAACAAGATCATCGTGCACCACATGGCGTTCCCGAACAGCACCGACTACTCGGAGGAGCACGCCAAGCAGCTCGCCCGCGACTGCCAGGACCTGCACCTGGACGTCAACCACTGGTCGGACACCGGGCAGCACTTCACGGTCAGCCGCGGCGGTCACGTCCTCGAGGGACGGCACGGCAGCCTGGAGCGGCTGCAGGCCGGCGACCGCCAGATGATCTCGGCGCACTGCCCCGGCGAGAACGGCCGGGCGATCGGCATCGAGAACGAGGGCACCTACGTCACCGAGACCCCGCCGGAGCAGCTGCTTGACTCGCTGGTCAAGCTCTGCACCACCGTCTGCGAGCAGTACGGCCTGCACGCCCACGACATCTTCGGCCACTGGGACTTCCGGGCCACCCTCTGCCCGGGCGCGATGTTCTACCGGGAGTTCCCCGCCCTGCGCCGGCGGGTCTTCGCGAAGCTCGGCACCGACCTGGCCGACGTCCCGGCCCGCCGCTGGCCGGACATCTGGCGCTTCGTCGGCGGCCCGGTCGTCCGCGTCGCGCAGTACCTGCTCACCTTCCGCGGCTACACCGTGCCGGTCACCGGTGTCTTCGACGCCGCCACCGTCGCGGCCGTGCAGGACTGGCAGGCCCGCAACGGCATCCCGGTCGACATCGACGCCACGCTCACCGCGCCGACCTGGGAGACCCTCGCGCCGGAGCTGGACAAGGACGCCACCGGCATCCCGGTCAGCGCGGTGCAGTTCATGCTCAACTCCAAGGGCTACGCCGACGTCGCGATCACCGGCGAGTACGACTACGCGACCAAGAAGGCGCTCCAGGACCTGCAGGAGCTGCACGGCCTGGACACCAACGGAAAGGTCAGCACCACCACCTGGTGTGCTCTGGTGGGCGGTGTGGTGCGTCAGTCGTTCCAGGTGGACTGA
- a CDS encoding SRPBCC family protein gives MAPLVSTIEIARPPDEVFAYATDPSRFAEWQPDVVRVRLLDGSRFTTIRRIRGAERTMSQQITQNEAPHSWAARGIDGPIRPHATITVEPIEDGTRSRVTFTLDFEGRGLGVPLVPLVRRQARHAAPTSYQNLKRLLERGH, from the coding sequence ATGGCACCACTGGTTTCCACGATCGAGATCGCGCGTCCACCGGACGAGGTCTTCGCCTACGCCACCGATCCTTCGCGGTTCGCCGAGTGGCAGCCCGATGTGGTGCGGGTGCGCCTTCTCGACGGCTCACGGTTCACCACCATCCGGAGGATCAGGGGAGCCGAGCGCACGATGAGCCAGCAGATCACCCAGAACGAGGCGCCGCACAGCTGGGCGGCCCGGGGCATCGACGGGCCCATCCGTCCGCACGCCACGATCACCGTGGAGCCGATCGAGGACGGCACCCGGTCCCGAGTGACGTTCACGCTCGACTTCGAGGGCCGCGGGCTCGGTGTGCCGCTGGTGCCGCTGGTGCGCCGGCAGGCGCGGCACGCCGCACCGACCAGCTACCAGAATCTCAAGCGACTCCTCGAGCGGGGCCACTAG
- a CDS encoding sigma-70 family RNA polymerase sigma factor: MDDFEAHRRHLHAVAYRMLGSRTEADDAVQEAWVRTARADTGEVRNTRAWLTTVVTRVCLDMLRSRTARREVSLAAPFPLDGSDPEQEAVLADSVGLALLVVMDTLTPAERMALVLHDIFAVPYREIAPIVGRSTDATKMLASRARHRVRAAELPDTDPARQRAAVDAFLVAARKGDFAALLNLLHPDVTVSADGFAAPSPGPTHVRGARAVARQALLFSHRAEHAHTGLVSGAPGILVTPRGRLVTVMTFTISTDRITAIEVIADPQRLGRLSVVGNVFVTSP, encoded by the coding sequence GTGGACGATTTCGAGGCGCATCGGCGCCACCTGCACGCGGTGGCCTACCGCATGCTCGGCTCGCGAACTGAGGCCGACGACGCGGTTCAGGAGGCGTGGGTGCGGACGGCCCGTGCGGACACCGGCGAAGTCCGGAACACCCGCGCCTGGCTCACCACCGTGGTGACACGCGTGTGCCTGGACATGCTGCGGTCGCGCACGGCACGTCGTGAGGTCTCCCTCGCCGCACCGTTTCCCCTGGACGGTTCGGACCCGGAGCAGGAGGCGGTGCTGGCCGACTCGGTCGGGCTCGCCCTGCTGGTCGTGATGGACACGCTGACGCCGGCGGAACGGATGGCGCTCGTCCTGCACGACATCTTCGCCGTGCCCTACCGGGAGATCGCACCGATCGTCGGGCGCTCGACCGACGCGACGAAAATGCTCGCCAGTCGCGCCCGTCACCGGGTGCGGGCCGCCGAACTGCCCGACACCGATCCGGCCCGTCAGCGGGCGGCCGTCGATGCCTTCCTGGTTGCTGCGCGCAAGGGCGACTTCGCGGCGCTGCTCAACCTGCTCCACCCCGATGTCACCGTTTCCGCCGACGGTTTTGCGGCACCCTCCCCGGGCCCGACACACGTGCGCGGTGCCCGTGCCGTCGCCCGGCAGGCACTGCTGTTCTCGCACCGGGCCGAGCACGCCCACACCGGGCTCGTGAGCGGTGCGCCGGGAATCCTGGTGACACCCCGTGGACGTCTCGTCACGGTCATGACCTTCACGATCTCCACCGACAGGATCACGGCGATCGAGGTGATCGCCGACCCGCAGCGCCTGGGCCGGCTCTCCGTGGTTGGAAACGTTTTCGTAACGAGCCCTTGA
- a CDS encoding LacI family DNA-binding transcriptional regulator encodes MGRKRLQETGDGRPTVHTVAARAGVSIASASRVLNGVGGSPETIRKVRAAAAEVGYVPNAIARSLQSQRTDLIALAVEDIGNPVYVEMMRAIESVVAASGRQLLVHATGGQVANETALLRRLAHRYVDGMIVSPIRVTDDHLAALVDSPAPVVVVGQLGADAPVDNVRTDSRAGVGLAVDHLVAAGRQRIGFVNGPLDTVPGAARDAGFRAALAGHGIDLDERLVEVGDFQYVAGRAAAERLLARARPDALVCANDLIAVGALHALLAAGRRVPEDVALVGMDDTELARMMFPQLSSVSLGSAERGRRAAELLLQRIADPALPPRREQVAPHLAVRASSAAVPDVGPLFVPAPTDPAPAPRTPEVTA; translated from the coding sequence GTGGGTCGTAAACGTTTACAGGAGACGGGAGACGGTCGACCCACCGTGCACACCGTCGCCGCCCGGGCCGGCGTCTCGATCGCCTCCGCCTCCCGGGTGCTCAACGGGGTCGGCGGCAGCCCCGAGACCATCCGCAAGGTCCGCGCGGCGGCGGCCGAGGTCGGCTACGTGCCCAACGCCATCGCCCGCTCGCTCCAGTCGCAGCGCACCGACCTGATCGCGCTCGCCGTCGAGGACATCGGCAACCCGGTGTACGTCGAGATGATGCGGGCCATCGAGTCGGTGGTCGCCGCCTCCGGCCGGCAGCTGCTGGTGCACGCCACCGGCGGCCAGGTCGCCAACGAGACGGCGCTGCTGCGCCGGCTCGCCCACCGCTACGTCGACGGGATGATCGTCTCGCCGATCCGGGTCACCGACGACCACCTGGCCGCGCTGGTCGACAGCCCGGCGCCGGTGGTGGTGGTCGGTCAGCTCGGCGCCGACGCCCCGGTCGACAACGTCCGCACCGACTCCCGTGCCGGCGTGGGGCTGGCGGTCGACCACCTGGTCGCCGCCGGACGCCAGCGGATCGGCTTCGTCAACGGCCCGCTCGACACCGTCCCCGGCGCCGCCCGCGACGCCGGCTTCCGGGCCGCCCTCGCCGGTCACGGCATCGACCTCGACGAGCGGCTCGTCGAGGTCGGCGACTTCCAGTACGTCGCCGGCCGCGCCGCCGCCGAACGGCTGCTCGCCCGGGCCCGCCCGGACGCGCTGGTCTGCGCCAACGACCTGATCGCCGTCGGGGCGCTGCACGCCCTGCTCGCCGCCGGCCGCCGGGTCCCCGAGGACGTGGCGCTGGTCGGCATGGACGACACCGAGCTGGCCCGGATGATGTTCCCGCAGCTCTCCAGCGTCTCCCTCGGCTCCGCCGAGCGTGGTCGGCGCGCCGCCGAACTACTCCTGCAGCGGATCGCCGATCCGGCCCTGCCGCCCCGCCGCGAGCAGGTCGCCCCCCACCTCGCCGTCCGCGCCTCCAGCGCGGCCGTGCCCGACGTCGGGCCGCTGTTCGTACCCGCGCCGACGGACCCGGCGCCCGCACCGCGTACCCCGGAGGTGACCGCATGA
- a CDS encoding carbohydrate ABC transporter permease produces MTTVAERPDVARAEGPRAARSRSDRMGIYLLLLPSLLPIVVLSVFPLLRGIYLGFTDARAGRHVEVSFTGLANYRELLGDELFWNSFKIGLLWAVGVTVLQFVLALGLALLLNQQLRFRGAARVLAVVPWAMPPVVVGILWKLVYHPDAGLLNELFHQVGADGMRTNWLGDFSTALPAVIIVGVWAGMPQTTVVLLAGLQGVPRELHEAAAVDGASTWHRFRNVTLPALAPVIVAITSLDFIWNFNSFGLVYVLTAGGPGGKTMLPMLFAYEEAFRYGNYGYAAALGNVMVVIIVALLAVYLRRRLREAN; encoded by the coding sequence ATGACCACCGTGGCCGAACGGCCGGACGTCGCGCGCGCCGAGGGCCCGCGGGCCGCCCGGTCCCGCTCCGACCGGATGGGCATCTACCTGCTGCTCCTGCCGTCGCTGCTGCCCATCGTGGTGCTCTCGGTCTTCCCGCTGCTGCGCGGCATCTACCTCGGCTTCACCGACGCCCGCGCCGGCCGCCACGTCGAGGTGAGCTTCACCGGGCTGGCCAACTACCGGGAGCTGCTCGGCGACGAGCTGTTCTGGAACTCGTTCAAGATCGGCCTGCTCTGGGCAGTCGGGGTGACCGTGCTGCAGTTCGTGCTCGCCCTCGGGCTGGCCCTGCTGCTCAACCAGCAGCTGCGCTTCCGGGGCGCGGCCCGGGTGCTCGCCGTGGTGCCCTGGGCGATGCCACCGGTGGTGGTCGGCATCCTGTGGAAGCTGGTCTACCACCCGGACGCCGGCCTGCTCAACGAGCTCTTCCACCAGGTCGGCGCGGACGGGATGCGCACCAACTGGCTCGGCGACTTCAGCACCGCCCTGCCGGCGGTGATCATCGTGGGCGTCTGGGCCGGCATGCCGCAGACCACCGTCGTACTGCTGGCGGGGTTGCAGGGCGTGCCGCGCGAGCTGCACGAGGCGGCCGCGGTGGACGGCGCGAGCACCTGGCACCGGTTCCGCAACGTCACGCTGCCCGCGCTCGCGCCGGTGATCGTCGCGATCACCTCGCTGGACTTCATCTGGAACTTCAACTCGTTCGGCCTGGTCTACGTGCTGACCGCGGGCGGGCCGGGCGGCAAGACCATGCTGCCGATGCTCTTCGCCTACGAGGAGGCGTTCCGCTACGGCAACTACGGCTACGCCGCCGCGCTCGGCAACGTCATGGTCGTGATCATCGTCGCGCTGCTCGCGGTCTACCTGCGGCGCCGGCTCCGGGAGGCCAACTGA
- a CDS encoding carbohydrate ABC transporter permease: MFGKPSRTGRTLQYVALTGYLIFLGFPLVWLVSTAFKPPRELVQLHPTLIPTNPTVQNFVQAFTEQELGRAALNSLQVSLASAALTVLVALPASYALARFRTKLGTAALGWVLLSQLFPFVLLIIPIFLILREVGLANTHAGLVLIYVVWALPFALWMLQGFVRNIPRELEEAASVDGASRLQILRRVVFPLLAPGIVATALFSFISAWNEFFFALVLLKTPELATLPVTLARFVGIEGTARLGPLAAGSLLATLPSLIFFAFMQRRLSSGSLAGAVKG; the protein is encoded by the coding sequence ATGTTCGGAAAGCCGAGCCGCACCGGGCGGACGCTGCAGTACGTCGCCCTCACCGGTTACCTGATCTTCCTCGGGTTCCCGCTGGTCTGGCTGGTCTCCACGGCGTTCAAGCCGCCGCGGGAGCTGGTCCAGCTGCACCCCACGCTGATCCCGACCAACCCGACCGTGCAGAACTTCGTGCAGGCCTTCACCGAGCAGGAGCTCGGCCGGGCCGCGCTGAACAGCCTGCAGGTGTCGCTCGCCTCGGCGGCGCTCACCGTCCTGGTCGCGCTGCCCGCCTCGTACGCCCTGGCCCGGTTCCGCACGAAGCTCGGCACCGCGGCGCTGGGCTGGGTGCTGCTGTCGCAGCTCTTCCCGTTCGTGCTGCTGATCATCCCGATCTTCCTGATCCTGCGCGAGGTCGGGCTGGCCAACACCCACGCCGGGCTGGTGCTGATCTACGTGGTGTGGGCGCTGCCGTTCGCGCTCTGGATGCTCCAGGGCTTCGTCCGCAACATCCCCCGCGAGCTGGAGGAAGCGGCCAGCGTCGACGGGGCCAGCCGGCTGCAGATCCTGCGCCGGGTGGTCTTCCCGCTGCTCGCGCCCGGGATCGTCGCCACCGCGCTCTTCTCGTTCATCTCCGCCTGGAACGAGTTCTTCTTCGCCCTCGTGCTGCTCAAGACCCCCGAGCTGGCCACCCTGCCGGTCACCCTGGCCCGGTTCGTCGGGATCGAGGGCACCGCCCGGCTCGGCCCCCTCGCGGCCGGATCCCTGCTCGCCACCCTGCCCAGCCTGATCTTCTTCGCGTTCATGCAACGCCGGCTCTCCTCCGGCTCGCTCGCCGGCGCCGTCAAGGGCTGA